In a single window of the Micrococcaceae bacterium Sec5.7 genome:
- a CDS encoding TetR/AcrR family transcriptional regulator, translating to MSIDGQFPPKMRLLRAAAELLAQSDGGSVSTRQITQLAGVTAPTLYHHFGDKEGLFDAVVAAGFEQYVVGERDFAPSGQPMEDIRRMWDNHVQFGLKQPELYLVMFGSIRPQSRSAVVANAEALMEEMLNKAAVMGHLNVPPREAARSILAANMGVTLMLIAERESERNLDLSVMTRDAMIFAVATDKAREAGPSESGQSSVVVAAIALNAALQASSSDQLSSSELKLFLEWLHRISTSSTS from the coding sequence ATGAGTATCGATGGCCAGTTTCCGCCCAAAATGAGGCTGTTGCGTGCGGCAGCCGAATTGCTGGCTCAATCAGACGGAGGGTCAGTATCCACCCGCCAAATCACCCAGCTGGCAGGTGTTACAGCACCGACGCTCTACCACCACTTCGGTGACAAGGAAGGATTGTTCGACGCCGTCGTCGCGGCCGGCTTCGAACAGTATGTAGTGGGCGAACGCGACTTCGCCCCGTCCGGACAACCCATGGAAGACATCCGGCGCATGTGGGACAACCATGTGCAATTTGGGCTCAAGCAGCCAGAACTTTATTTGGTTATGTTCGGCAGTATCCGCCCTCAGAGCCGCTCGGCCGTTGTCGCCAACGCTGAGGCTCTGATGGAGGAAATGCTGAACAAGGCGGCGGTCATGGGACATCTGAACGTTCCACCCAGGGAAGCAGCCAGAAGCATTCTTGCGGCCAATATGGGCGTCACGCTCATGCTGATTGCGGAGCGGGAATCCGAGCGAAACCTCGATCTTTCCGTTATGACTCGCGACGCCATGATTTTCGCGGTAGCCACGGATAAGGCCCGGGAAGCCGGGCCCAGCGAATCCGGGCAATCGTCGGTCGTAGTGGCAGCAATCGCGCTGAATGCCGCGCTCCAGGCGTCCAGTTCCGATCAGCTCTCCAGCTCGGAACTCAAGCTCTTCCTCGAATGGCTCCACCGGATCTCCACCAGCTCCACCAGCTAG
- the ptsP gene encoding phosphoenolpyruvate--protein phosphotransferase yields MQNFPGVGVSPGRIIGTIRQMPKPISEPPAGELLAEGASAEDATAALKAAATAVHDELKARAEMATGDGKAVLEATALMAKDTMLIKGAGKLIARGTSAQRAIWEAGASVAEMLHNLGGYMAERATDVLDVRARIVAELRGVPAPGIPSASAPFILVAEDLAPADTATLDPDRILALVTAGGGPQSHTAIIARSLGLPAVVAAAGVDELADGTEVYVDGAGGTISVDPDESQRAAAEAWAANASSLAVFDGTGTTADGHLVPLLANVGGAKDAVAAAGLGAQGVGLFRTEFCFLERDTEPTVEEQAAAYKGVFDAFPGKKVVLRTLDAGADKPLPFLTDATEPNPALGVRGYRTDFTTPGVLERQLEAIALADKDSEADVWVMAPMISTAEEAARFASLCSAAGIRTPGVMVEVPSAALTAEAILREVGFASLGTNDLTQYAMAADRQLGPLAALNTPWQPAVLRLVGLTVEGSAAEGSNKPVGVCGEAAADPALAVVLTGLGVSTLSMTARSLAAVAAVLKTVTLAETQELAKLALSAPSATEARVWVREKLPVLEELGL; encoded by the coding sequence GTGCAGAACTTCCCAGGAGTAGGCGTCAGCCCCGGCCGCATCATCGGCACCATCAGGCAAATGCCCAAACCCATCAGCGAACCTCCGGCCGGCGAGCTGCTGGCTGAGGGCGCCTCGGCCGAGGACGCCACGGCAGCGCTGAAGGCCGCCGCCACCGCCGTCCATGACGAACTCAAGGCGCGCGCCGAGATGGCCACGGGTGACGGCAAGGCCGTCCTGGAAGCAACGGCGCTGATGGCCAAGGACACCATGCTCATCAAGGGCGCCGGCAAGCTGATCGCCCGCGGCACTTCCGCCCAGCGAGCCATCTGGGAAGCCGGCGCCTCGGTCGCCGAGATGCTGCACAACCTGGGCGGCTACATGGCCGAGCGCGCCACCGATGTCCTTGACGTCCGTGCCCGCATAGTTGCCGAGCTGCGCGGCGTCCCCGCTCCCGGCATTCCCTCCGCCAGCGCCCCGTTCATCCTGGTGGCGGAAGACCTGGCGCCGGCAGATACCGCCACGCTGGATCCGGACAGGATCCTGGCGCTGGTCACCGCCGGCGGCGGCCCGCAGTCCCACACCGCCATCATCGCCCGTTCCCTTGGCCTGCCGGCTGTTGTGGCAGCGGCAGGTGTTGACGAACTTGCCGATGGCACCGAGGTCTACGTCGATGGCGCCGGCGGCACCATCAGCGTGGATCCGGACGAATCACAGCGTGCCGCTGCCGAGGCATGGGCGGCCAACGCTTCCTCGCTCGCCGTTTTTGACGGAACAGGCACGACGGCGGACGGCCACCTCGTCCCCCTCCTCGCCAACGTCGGAGGTGCCAAGGATGCCGTGGCGGCTGCCGGCCTGGGCGCCCAGGGAGTCGGGCTCTTCCGTACCGAATTCTGCTTCCTGGAACGCGATACCGAACCCACCGTTGAGGAACAGGCCGCCGCTTACAAGGGCGTCTTTGATGCCTTCCCGGGCAAGAAGGTAGTCCTCCGCACGCTGGACGCCGGCGCGGACAAGCCGCTCCCCTTCCTGACGGACGCCACCGAGCCCAACCCGGCCCTGGGCGTCCGCGGCTACCGCACCGACTTCACCACCCCGGGGGTGCTGGAGCGCCAGCTGGAGGCAATCGCGCTTGCCGACAAGGACTCCGAAGCAGACGTCTGGGTGATGGCGCCCATGATCTCGACGGCAGAAGAGGCTGCCCGGTTCGCCTCACTGTGCTCCGCGGCAGGCATCAGGACCCCCGGGGTGATGGTTGAGGTTCCCTCCGCCGCGCTGACCGCCGAGGCCATCCTGCGCGAGGTGGGCTTCGCGAGCCTGGGCACCAACGACCTCACCCAGTACGCCATGGCAGCCGACCGACAGCTCGGCCCGCTCGCCGCGCTCAACACACCATGGCAGCCTGCAGTACTCCGGCTCGTGGGCCTCACTGTTGAGGGGTCAGCGGCAGAGGGCAGCAACAAACCCGTGGGCGTCTGCGGTGAGGCTGCGGCGGACCCGGCACTCGCCGTCGTGCTTACCGGCCTGGGCGTTTCCACGCTTTCCATGACCGCCCGTTCGCTGGCGGCAGTTGCTGCTGTGCTGAAAACTGTCACGCTGGCCGAAACGCAGGAGCTCGCCAAACTTGCCCTGTCCGCGCCCAGTGCCACCGAGGCCCGGGTCTGGGTCCGGGAGAAGCTGCCCGTACTGGAAGAACTGGGGCTGTAG
- a CDS encoding helix-turn-helix domain-containing protein, protein MALMAPRVTAGLPGEEALKLRHALQGSHDITVFVDGTVHRLPPEAGDAVVDLLGRFSRGEAVTVSSVEEVLTTSQAAELAGISHTYLRNMTDRGEIPVEYRGTHRRIRLASIMAWLDTQRKNDTDAGSSPGEAGPSAGTSAENDGATGAP, encoded by the coding sequence ATGGCATTGATGGCTCCCAGGGTGACGGCCGGGCTTCCCGGCGAGGAAGCACTGAAACTCCGGCATGCCCTCCAGGGCAGCCACGACATCACGGTGTTCGTGGACGGAACTGTCCACCGGCTGCCGCCTGAGGCGGGGGACGCCGTCGTTGATCTGCTCGGCCGGTTCAGCCGGGGCGAGGCCGTGACTGTCAGCAGCGTGGAGGAAGTGTTGACCACGTCCCAGGCTGCCGAGCTGGCCGGCATTTCCCACACCTACCTGCGCAACATGACGGACCGCGGTGAGATTCCGGTGGAATACCGTGGCACGCACCGCAGGATCCGGCTGGCCTCGATCATGGCGTGGCTGGATACCCAGAGGAAGAACGACACGGACGCCGGGTCGTCCCCGGGCGAAGCCGGCCCCAGCGCCGGGACCAGTGCCGAAAATGACGGGGCTACCGGCGCCCCGTGA
- a CDS encoding helix-turn-helix domain-containing protein, with amino-acid sequence MQQQDVEQLVEKVALKLGRGLSLEDLDGVLLAYSSNQSHADRVRVNFLLSKRVPLDVSAWQLSHGIATAVRPVVVPANQELGMLGRVCVPLMVRGFRVGYLWVQQDVEEQSATAILAQLPEVRDELELLSALLLDSNTAESEFRRGREREFLAACAGEVNAVAAVAGWKEVQGRGPWQLVTVLDADGWAAGADPIASTLTHRSAALQATIGVDAALFSAGTETHAVVLFRESIGRADHAQVLVHYQLELAKRSGRPVHRIILGASEGFAKPRELAEAYRQSRQAAQAAAVDPQLGELVDSRATGVYQLLNSAAGGAGAWGDSGSVYFRTLEDHDRNNELLPVLELLYDNDGSVQDVATKLHLHRSSIYNRLGRIRQLLGVDPLRGMVRLELHAALKAKRWAGRPRI; translated from the coding sequence ATGCAACAGCAGGATGTGGAACAGCTTGTGGAGAAGGTGGCACTGAAGCTCGGACGCGGCCTTTCGCTGGAGGATCTGGACGGCGTTCTCCTTGCCTACAGCTCCAACCAGTCCCACGCGGACCGCGTCCGGGTGAACTTCCTGTTGAGCAAGCGCGTGCCCCTGGACGTCAGTGCGTGGCAGCTGTCGCATGGAATTGCGACGGCGGTGCGTCCCGTTGTGGTCCCGGCCAACCAGGAGCTGGGCATGCTGGGCCGCGTCTGTGTTCCGCTGATGGTGCGCGGTTTCCGGGTAGGTTACCTCTGGGTGCAGCAGGACGTTGAAGAACAGAGTGCTACGGCGATTCTTGCCCAGTTGCCAGAGGTGCGGGATGAGCTCGAGCTGTTGTCTGCACTGCTGCTGGACTCCAATACAGCTGAATCTGAATTCCGGCGGGGCCGCGAACGGGAGTTTTTGGCCGCCTGCGCGGGTGAAGTCAACGCGGTGGCGGCAGTGGCCGGGTGGAAAGAGGTCCAGGGCAGGGGGCCCTGGCAGCTGGTGACGGTCCTCGACGCAGACGGCTGGGCGGCCGGAGCGGATCCGATTGCCTCCACCCTGACCCACAGATCGGCCGCACTGCAGGCCACTATCGGGGTGGATGCCGCGCTGTTCAGCGCCGGCACCGAAACCCACGCTGTGGTGCTGTTCCGGGAATCCATAGGGCGGGCGGACCACGCCCAGGTATTGGTGCACTACCAGCTGGAACTCGCCAAGAGGTCAGGGCGGCCGGTCCACCGGATCATCCTGGGGGCCAGCGAGGGCTTTGCCAAACCCCGCGAGCTCGCAGAAGCGTACCGGCAGTCCAGACAGGCCGCCCAGGCCGCTGCCGTAGATCCGCAGCTGGGTGAACTGGTGGATTCCCGTGCCACCGGGGTGTACCAGCTGCTGAACTCGGCCGCCGGCGGGGCGGGTGCCTGGGGCGATTCGGGCTCGGTGTATTTCCGCACCCTTGAGGACCACGACCGCAACAACGAGCTGCTCCCGGTGCTTGAACTGCTCTACGACAACGACGGCTCCGTGCAGGACGTTGCCACCAAACTCCATCTCCACCGCAGCAGTATCTATAACCGGCTGGGCCGCATCAGGCAACTGCTTGGCGTTGATCCGCTCAGGGGAATGGTCCGGCTGGAACTCCACGCGGCGCTCAAGGCCAAGCGCTGGGCAGGGCGGCCGCGGATCTAG
- the ald gene encoding alanine dehydrogenase has product MIIGVPKEIKNNEFRVAITAAGVHEFRTHGHLVLVERGAGLGSGITDEEYSIAGAEIVAAADDVWSRADMVMKVKEPIKAEYHRFRKGLILFTYLHLAAEPELTQELISSGVTAIAYETVQEGRTLPLLAPMSEVAGRLSVQVGATSLMAPAGGKGVLLGGVPGVRPAKVVVLGAGVAGTNAAAMALGLGADVTILDININRLRELDAQYQGRLKTVASNSYEIEKSVIDADLVIGSVLIPGAKAPKLVTNELVSRMKPGSVLVDIAVDQGGCFEDTHPTTHQEPTYKVHNTIFYCVANMPGAVPNTSTYALTNVTLRYGVALANLGVKAAFDRDPALAAGLNIAGGKVTHRSVSEAHNLPLVADWHALVSA; this is encoded by the coding sequence ATGATCATCGGTGTCCCCAAAGAGATCAAGAACAACGAATTCCGCGTAGCCATCACCGCTGCCGGCGTTCATGAGTTCCGCACCCACGGCCACTTGGTCCTGGTTGAGCGTGGCGCAGGCCTGGGATCAGGCATCACCGACGAGGAATACTCCATCGCCGGTGCCGAAATTGTCGCCGCGGCGGACGACGTCTGGTCCCGCGCGGACATGGTCATGAAGGTCAAGGAACCCATCAAGGCCGAATACCACCGCTTCCGCAAGGGCCTCATCCTCTTCACCTACCTGCACCTGGCCGCCGAGCCGGAACTGACCCAGGAGCTCATTAGCTCCGGCGTCACCGCCATCGCGTACGAAACCGTGCAGGAAGGCCGCACACTTCCGCTGCTGGCTCCGATGTCCGAGGTGGCCGGCCGCCTGTCCGTCCAGGTCGGCGCCACGTCGCTGATGGCTCCGGCCGGCGGCAAGGGCGTGCTGCTGGGCGGCGTACCAGGTGTGCGCCCGGCCAAGGTTGTGGTGCTCGGCGCCGGTGTTGCCGGAACGAACGCCGCAGCCATGGCACTTGGACTCGGTGCCGATGTCACCATCCTGGACATCAACATCAACCGCCTCCGCGAACTGGATGCCCAGTACCAGGGCCGTCTGAAGACCGTGGCGTCCAACAGCTACGAGATCGAGAAGTCAGTAATCGACGCCGATCTTGTGATCGGCTCCGTGCTGATCCCTGGCGCCAAGGCACCCAAGCTGGTCACCAACGAACTGGTGTCCCGCATGAAGCCGGGCTCGGTGCTGGTGGACATCGCCGTGGACCAGGGCGGCTGCTTCGAGGACACGCACCCCACCACGCACCAGGAACCCACGTACAAGGTCCACAACACCATCTTCTACTGCGTCGCTAACATGCCGGGCGCCGTTCCGAACACCTCCACCTACGCACTGACCAACGTCACCCTGCGCTACGGCGTGGCGCTGGCCAACCTGGGCGTCAAAGCCGCGTTCGACCGTGACCCCGCGCTGGCCGCCGGCCTGAACATCGCCGGTGGCAAGGTTACCCACCGTTCGGTCTCCGAGGCGCACAACCTGCCCCTCGTAGCTGACTGGCACGCACTGGTCTCCGCGTAA
- a CDS encoding Gfo/Idh/MocA family oxidoreductase, translated as MNGTAPEKPIRTAVVGYGLSGSVFHAPLIAADPRFSLDFIATSDAGRQSAAAKRYPDARTVPDGDAVLALAADLDLVVLGTPPATHYPLAKAALEAGLDVVVDKPFTVRSAEGQELIELAARLGRVLTVYQNRRWDNGFLTIRKLMDAGELGDVIRFESAMERWSPTIAKSWKAAATVDDGGGIFFDLGTHLLDMAVRLFGPAEVIHAELSARREQEKADDDIFVVLNHASRGGKPAVTSHLTMNVLCAQPGPVFRVLGTRAGYTKHGIDPQEAQLIAGALPADPGFGVELPEAHGELGVLGDVRRVPTEPGAYQEFYRILGEKIHDGGAASVLPVPVDPAGPVEVLKLIEQARALA; from the coding sequence ATGAACGGGACCGCACCTGAGAAACCCATCCGCACCGCTGTCGTTGGCTACGGCCTGTCCGGCAGTGTGTTCCATGCTCCGCTGATTGCGGCGGACCCGCGCTTTTCCTTGGACTTCATCGCCACCTCCGACGCCGGCCGGCAGTCCGCCGCGGCAAAGCGGTACCCGGATGCCAGGACAGTGCCCGACGGCGACGCCGTCCTTGCGCTCGCGGCCGACCTTGACCTCGTGGTGCTGGGGACGCCGCCCGCCACCCATTACCCGCTGGCGAAAGCCGCGCTGGAAGCCGGCCTCGACGTCGTGGTTGACAAGCCCTTTACGGTTCGCAGCGCCGAAGGCCAGGAGCTGATCGAGCTCGCCGCGCGGCTGGGCAGGGTCCTCACCGTGTATCAGAACCGGCGCTGGGACAACGGCTTCCTCACCATCCGCAAGCTGATGGACGCCGGTGAGCTGGGCGACGTGATCCGGTTTGAGTCCGCCATGGAGCGGTGGTCACCCACCATCGCCAAGAGCTGGAAGGCAGCGGCAACGGTGGATGACGGCGGCGGGATTTTCTTTGATCTCGGCACTCATCTGCTGGACATGGCGGTGCGGCTCTTCGGCCCGGCAGAGGTGATCCACGCGGAACTGTCCGCGAGGCGCGAGCAGGAAAAGGCCGATGACGACATCTTTGTGGTCCTGAACCATGCCTCCCGTGGCGGCAAACCGGCAGTGACCAGCCACCTGACCATGAACGTCCTGTGCGCCCAGCCCGGTCCGGTGTTCCGGGTTCTCGGGACAAGAGCGGGCTATACCAAGCACGGAATCGACCCCCAGGAAGCCCAGCTGATCGCAGGCGCGTTGCCCGCGGACCCGGGGTTCGGCGTCGAACTTCCCGAGGCACATGGTGAACTGGGCGTCCTGGGCGACGTCCGGCGCGTTCCCACAGAGCCCGGTGCCTATCAGGAGTTCTACCGGATTCTGGGGGAAAAGATCCACGACGGCGGCGCTGCGTCCGTGCTGCCCGTCCCCGTTGACCCGGCGGGCCCGGTTGAGGTGCTCAAACTGATTGAGCAGGCGCGGGCGCTGGCTTAA
- a CDS encoding ABC transporter family substrate-binding protein, with the protein MKNVTRIGGAAAIAAALALTACGGGGSSTTAASEKAQDASGDISKLISVNAKEAKDLDTGGTVTLPLGNIGPDFNGFSSNGSNADNTELHYPIDEAGYTGCWKWDFEGAASLNKNFCEEFTSEVKDGKQTITIKLNPKASYNDGTPIDAKTLANTWNMLKGENKDIDIVSSGSYEFVDSVKAGSSDKEVIVTTTQPVYPLSDLFGGFVPQAVNTPEIFNNGFTGELHPEWMAGPFKVDKYDSAAKTVALVPNDKWWGPAPVLEKVIFRQLESSAEIAAFKNGEVDMADGRTLTRYKQLEGTKDAEVRRGQRLFAGGLNLNALKAPLTDVAIRKAVFAAVDREAIRKVRFSGLNWEEESSGSMMLMPFSPYYQDNYPIKETGADAAKKVLADAGYAPNAKGIMEKAGVPASFSITNFGDDPTGLATTQTLQKQLQAAGMEVGIDQRGDGDFGKVVGDRDFQVTITGYTVGADATPGVKQYYDSATNDNKLGDAGLDAEIKKLASIEDNAERNKAAMDVEKKHMEKYYSMGVVMNGPQIYFAHKGLANYGASLFQTPDWTTVGWEKGTKK; encoded by the coding sequence ATGAAGAATGTGACCAGGATTGGCGGAGCGGCCGCCATTGCGGCAGCCCTCGCGCTGACCGCTTGCGGCGGCGGTGGCTCGTCCACAACCGCTGCCAGCGAGAAGGCGCAGGATGCCTCCGGCGACATCAGTAAGCTGATCAGCGTCAACGCCAAGGAAGCCAAGGATCTCGACACTGGCGGCACCGTAACCCTGCCGCTTGGAAATATCGGACCTGACTTCAATGGTTTCTCCAGCAACGGCAGCAACGCGGACAACACCGAGCTCCACTACCCGATCGATGAAGCGGGGTACACGGGTTGCTGGAAGTGGGACTTTGAAGGGGCAGCTTCCCTGAACAAGAACTTCTGCGAAGAATTTACGAGCGAGGTCAAGGATGGCAAACAGACCATCACCATTAAACTGAATCCCAAGGCCAGCTACAACGATGGCACACCCATCGATGCGAAGACCTTGGCGAACACCTGGAACATGCTCAAGGGTGAAAACAAGGACATCGACATCGTCAGCTCCGGGTCTTACGAATTCGTGGACTCGGTCAAGGCCGGCAGCAGCGACAAGGAAGTCATTGTTACCACCACCCAGCCGGTCTACCCGCTGAGTGACCTGTTTGGTGGGTTCGTTCCCCAGGCGGTTAACACCCCGGAGATTTTCAACAATGGATTTACCGGTGAACTGCACCCCGAGTGGATGGCTGGCCCCTTCAAGGTGGACAAGTACGATTCCGCTGCCAAGACCGTAGCGTTGGTTCCCAACGACAAGTGGTGGGGACCTGCCCCGGTCCTGGAAAAGGTAATCTTCCGTCAGCTTGAAAGCAGCGCTGAAATTGCTGCCTTCAAGAATGGCGAAGTTGATATGGCCGATGGCCGTACGCTGACCCGCTATAAGCAGCTTGAAGGAACCAAAGACGCAGAGGTCCGGCGAGGACAGCGTCTCTTTGCCGGCGGGTTGAACTTGAACGCTTTGAAAGCGCCACTGACGGACGTTGCAATCCGCAAGGCAGTCTTCGCCGCTGTGGACCGGGAAGCAATCCGCAAGGTGCGCTTCAGTGGCCTCAATTGGGAGGAAGAGAGCTCCGGTTCGATGATGCTGATGCCGTTCTCCCCTTACTATCAGGACAACTACCCGATCAAGGAGACCGGCGCTGACGCAGCTAAGAAGGTCCTGGCTGATGCCGGCTACGCCCCTAATGCCAAGGGAATCATGGAAAAGGCTGGAGTCCCGGCATCGTTCTCCATCACGAACTTCGGTGATGATCCCACGGGCCTGGCTACGACGCAGACGCTGCAGAAGCAGCTTCAGGCAGCCGGCATGGAGGTTGGCATTGACCAGCGCGGCGACGGCGACTTCGGCAAGGTCGTGGGCGACCGCGATTTCCAGGTCACCATCACGGGCTATACCGTTGGCGCCGATGCCACGCCCGGCGTGAAGCAGTACTACGATTCGGCGACCAACGACAACAAGCTCGGTGACGCCGGGCTGGACGCCGAAATCAAGAAGCTGGCCTCGATCGAAGACAACGCCGAGCGCAACAAGGCTGCGATGGATGTTGAGAAGAAGCACATGGAGAAGTACTACTCCATGGGCGTAGTGATGAACGGTCCGCAGATCTACTTCGCCCACAAAGGCCTGGCTAATTATGGCGCCAGCCTGTTCCAGACTCCCGATTGGACAACCGTCGGCTGGGAAAAGGGTACCAAGAAGTAG
- a CDS encoding ABC transporter ATP-binding protein has protein sequence MSSETSTESTMTAESTQTTAERLHLAGLHAPTGAVLSVRDLNVRFNSENGVVHAVRGIDFDLMPGKTLGIVGESGSGKSVTSMAIMGLLPPTAEITGSIRFKDKELLGLSDKAMCRFRGNHIAMVFQDPLSSLTPVYAVGHQIIEALTVHNPNMSKLAKEARAVELLGMVGIPSPKDRLKAFPHEFSGGMRQRVMIAIAIANNPQVLIADEPTTALDVTIQAQVLEVLHTAQEETGAAVVMITHDLGVVAGMADDIMVMYAGKPVETGTVDDIYYNPRMPYTMGLLGAVPRVDVSEKSSLVPIEGIPPNLALTPTACSFAPRCPLVSDSCLAGEPPLWPVTGSEGHKAACIKTDSLATEVDVHELFKAPPVPVSRFDAIPREERRKVLQLKDVRKHFPLVKGALIKRRIGTVKAVDGLSFDIREGECFSIVGESGCGKTTTLLEIMEFHQDQDGEVTIGGVSNKATADAKAKSAMRKELQMVFQDPTGALDPRFTVYEVLAEPLENQGMAKPAIKIRIMELMQLVGLQPDHVNRFPNQFSGGQRQRVGIARALAVNPKLVVLDEPVSALDVSVQAGVINLLDQLRAELGLSYLMVAHDLSVVRHISNRVAVMYLGKIVEIGEVDRVFDNPRHPYTRALLSAIPVPDPKLERTRERIILQGDLPTPLDAPKGCNFASRCPVFAALPAAMQEKCLTVEPPLEAVGTTDQQFACFFPDGQLDEDMLVVHEAQ, from the coding sequence ATGAGCAGCGAAACGTCCACCGAGTCCACCATGACAGCAGAGTCGACGCAGACAACCGCTGAACGCCTACACCTCGCCGGCCTGCATGCCCCCACGGGCGCGGTCCTTTCCGTCCGGGACCTGAACGTCCGCTTCAACTCGGAGAACGGTGTGGTGCACGCCGTCCGCGGCATCGACTTCGACCTGATGCCCGGCAAAACACTCGGCATCGTAGGCGAGTCGGGGTCCGGCAAATCCGTTACGTCCATGGCCATCATGGGCCTGCTTCCGCCCACCGCCGAGATCACCGGATCCATCCGGTTCAAGGACAAAGAACTGCTGGGACTCAGCGACAAGGCCATGTGCCGGTTCCGCGGCAACCACATCGCCATGGTGTTCCAGGACCCGCTGTCCTCCCTGACTCCCGTCTACGCGGTGGGCCACCAGATCATCGAGGCGCTCACCGTCCACAACCCGAACATGAGCAAACTGGCCAAGGAGGCCCGCGCCGTCGAACTTCTCGGCATGGTGGGAATCCCCAGCCCGAAGGACCGGCTGAAAGCGTTCCCGCATGAATTTTCCGGCGGCATGCGCCAGCGCGTGATGATCGCCATTGCGATCGCCAACAATCCGCAGGTGCTCATCGCGGATGAGCCGACGACGGCACTGGACGTCACCATCCAGGCCCAGGTGCTTGAGGTGCTGCATACCGCGCAGGAGGAAACGGGCGCCGCCGTCGTCATGATCACCCATGATCTTGGCGTGGTGGCCGGCATGGCTGACGACATCATGGTGATGTACGCGGGCAAACCTGTGGAAACGGGCACCGTGGATGACATCTACTACAACCCGCGCATGCCGTACACCATGGGTCTGCTGGGCGCGGTGCCGCGTGTGGACGTCTCAGAAAAGTCCTCGCTGGTCCCCATTGAGGGCATCCCGCCCAACCTGGCCCTCACCCCCACCGCCTGTTCCTTTGCGCCGCGGTGCCCGCTGGTCAGCGATTCCTGCCTGGCCGGTGAGCCGCCGCTGTGGCCCGTCACCGGGAGCGAGGGCCACAAGGCCGCGTGCATCAAGACCGATTCGCTCGCCACCGAGGTGGACGTCCATGAGCTGTTCAAGGCACCGCCCGTGCCGGTCTCACGCTTTGATGCAATCCCGCGCGAAGAACGCAGGAAAGTCCTTCAGCTCAAGGACGTCAGGAAGCACTTCCCGCTGGTGAAGGGCGCGCTGATCAAGCGCAGGATCGGTACGGTCAAGGCCGTTGACGGACTCAGCTTCGACATCCGCGAAGGCGAGTGCTTCTCGATTGTGGGCGAGTCCGGCTGCGGCAAGACCACCACATTGCTGGAAATCATGGAGTTCCACCAGGACCAGGACGGCGAGGTGACCATCGGCGGGGTCAGCAACAAGGCCACCGCGGATGCGAAAGCCAAGAGCGCCATGCGCAAGGAACTGCAGATGGTCTTCCAGGACCCCACGGGAGCTCTGGACCCCCGGTTCACGGTGTACGAGGTGCTGGCCGAGCCGCTGGAAAACCAGGGCATGGCCAAGCCCGCAATCAAAATACGGATCATGGAGCTGATGCAGCTTGTCGGGCTGCAGCCGGACCACGTGAACCGCTTCCCCAACCAGTTCTCCGGCGGCCAGCGCCAGCGCGTTGGAATCGCCCGGGCCCTGGCCGTGAATCCCAAACTGGTGGTGCTGGACGAGCCCGTGTCAGCGCTGGACGTTTCCGTGCAGGCTGGCGTCATCAACCTGCTGGACCAGCTCCGCGCAGAGCTGGGCCTGAGCTACCTGATGGTGGCGCACGATCTTTCCGTGGTCCGGCACATCTCCAACCGTGTGGCCGTGATGTATCTGGGCAAGATCGTGGAAATCGGTGAAGTGGACCGGGTGTTCGACAACCCCCGCCACCCGTACACGCGTGCCCTGCTCTCCGCCATCCCGGTGCCGGATCCGAAGCTGGAGCGCACACGTGAACGGATCATCCTCCAGGGCGATCTGCCCACACCCCTGGATGCGCCCAAAGGCTGCAATTTTGCGTCCCGCTGCCCGGTGTTCGCGGCGCTGCCCGCCGCGATGCAGGAAAAGTGCCTCACCGTCGAGCCTCCGCTGGAAGCGGTCGGGACCACAGACCAGCAGTTCGCCTGCTTCTTCCCCGATGGCCAACTGGACGAGGACATGCTGGTTGTCCACGAAGCCCAGTAG